One window of the Salvia miltiorrhiza cultivar Shanhuang (shh) chromosome 6, IMPLAD_Smil_shh, whole genome shotgun sequence genome contains the following:
- the LOC130988479 gene encoding pentatricopeptide repeat-containing protein At1g73400, mitochondrial-like isoform X1, producing the protein MSRRLSLVYRTHRLLRSAYSPSFTNHVAAAPYPVAFSCLEEFDLAKPSSTDGTDHADEVYKTVLDCARPEYKMEAALDELGIELTTPLVVEVLHRLRFEEKLAFRFFNWAGHQEHYSHEPESYNRMIEILSSTKYKVKQFRIICDLLDYMKRSDKSSVPIDVLLSILRRYTEKHLTHLQKFAKKKKIRVKTQPEINAFNLLLDAMCKCALVEDAEAMYQRVRSKVKPNADTYNILFFGWCRVRNPTRAMGVLENMISMGHTPEYFTYNTAIDTFCKAGMLKDAAEILKFMKTKGSTMSSPTAKTYAIMMVALVQNDRMDECFVILADMIASGCLPDVSTYKELIDGMCSSGKIEAAYRFLEEMGRTSYPPDIVTYNCFLKVLCDNRNSEEALRLYQKMIEVGCTPSVQTYNMLIVMFFKIGESDGAFEAWREMERRGCARDTDTYCVMIEGLFGCNNTRDAISLLEEVIDRGMKLPFKKFDTFLKELSAVGDLRAISRLSEQMRKFYNPAMARRFAVNQKRKSMSLRAK; encoded by the exons ATGTCACGGCGGCTTTCACTCGTATACAGAACTCACAGATTATTGAGAAGTGCATATTCGCCATCATTCACTAATCATGTTGCAGCAGCGCCTTATCCAGTTGCTTTTAGTTG TTTAGAGGAATTTGATTTGGCCAAGCCATCTTCCACAGATGGAACTGATCATGCTGATGAGGTCTATAAAACCGTGTTGGATTGTGCAAGGCCCGAGTACAAAATGGAGGCCGCTCTTGATGAACTTGGCATTGAATTGACAACACCTTTGGTTGTAGAGGTTTTACACAGGCTTCGATTTGAGGAGAAGTTAGCATTCAGGTTCTTTAATTGGGCGGGGCACCAAGAACATTATAGTCACGAGCCCGAATCCTATAATAGAATGATTGAAATTCTATCTAGTACTAAGTACAAGGTGAAGCAGTTTCGTATCATCTGTGATCTTCTTGATTACATGAAAAGGAGCGACAAAAGCTCGGTTCCCATTGATGTGTTGCTGTCCATTTTGAGACGGTATACTGAGAAGCACTTGACGCATCTTCAGAAGTTtgcaaagaagaagaagatacgCGTGAAGACACAGCCTGAGATAAACGCGTTCAATTTGCTGTTGGATGCTATGTGCAAGTGTGCTCTCGTTGAGGATGCTGAGGCAATGTATCAGAGGGTAAGAAGCAAGGTCAAGCCGAATGCTGACACGTATAACATTTTGTTCTTTGGATGGTGCAGGGTTAGAAACCCGACTAGAGCTATGGGCGTGCTCGAGAATATGATCAGTATGGGTCATACGCCCGAGTATTTCACATACAACACTGCCATTGATACCTTCTGTAAAGCAGGGATGCTGAAAGATGCTGCTGAGATTTTGAAGTTCATGAAGACCAAAGGCTCAACCATGTCTTCTCCCACTGCAAAAACATACGCTATTATGATGGTAGCACTTGTCCAGAACGACAGAATGGACGAGTGCTTTGTGATTTTAGCAGATATGATAGCTAGTGGATGCCTTCCTGACGTGTCCACGTACAAAGAACTGATTGATGGCATGTGTTCATCTGGAAAAATCGAAGCAGCTTATAGGTTTTTGGAAGAGATGGGACGGACGAGCTACCCTCCTGATATTGTCACTTACAACTGCTTTCTCAAGGTTCTATGTGATAACAGGAACAGTGAAGAGGCACTTCGTCTTTACCAGAAAATGATCGAGGTGGGATGCACACCCAGTGTGCAAACGTACAACATGCTGATTGTGATGTTTTTCAAGATTGGTGAGTCTGATGGTGCCTTTGAGGCTTGGAGGGAGATGGAGAGAAGAGGTTGTGCTCGTGATACTGATACCTACTGCGTGATGATTGAGGGACTATTCGGATGCAATAATACCAGGGATGCGATTTCACTTTTGGAGGAAGTTATAGACAGGGGGATGAAATTGCCCTTTAAGAAATTTGACACATTTTTGAAGGAGCTCTCTGCAGTTGGTGATCTCCGTGCCATCAGTAGACTGTCAGAGCAAATGCGTAAATTCTACAATCCTGCAATGGCACGTCGTTTTGCTGTGAATCAGAAGCGTAAAAGTATGAGCTTGAGAGCAAAGTGA
- the LOC130988479 gene encoding pentatricopeptide repeat-containing protein At1g73400, mitochondrial-like isoform X2, whose translation MSRRLSLVYRTHRLLRSAYSPSFTNHVAAAPYPVAFSWYKMQAYPSFLSSRNILISPHFSWHEIVTGYSLTFRPYCSLEEFDLAKPSSTDGTDHADEVYKTVLDCARPEYKMEAALDELGIELTTPLVVEVLHRLRFEEKLAFRFFNWAGHQEHYSHEPESYNRMIEILSSTKYKVKQFRIICDLLDYMKRSDKSSVPIDVLLSILRRYTEKHLTHLQKFAKKKKIRVKTQPEINAFNLLLDAMCKCALVEDAEAMYQRVRSKVKPNADTYNILFFGWCRVRNPTRAMGVLENMISMGHTPEYFTYNTAIDTFCKAGMLKDAAEILKFMKTKGSTMSSPTAKTYAIMMVALVQNDRMDECFVILADMIASGCLPDVSTYKELIDGMCSSGKIEAAYRFLEEMGRTSYPPDIVTYNCFLKVLCDNRNSEEALRLYQKMIEVGCTPSVQTYNMLIVMFFKIGESDGAFEAWREMERRGCARDTDTYCVMIEGLFGCNNTRDAISLLEEVIDRGMKLPFKKFDTFLKELSAVGDLRAISRLSEQMRKFYNPAMARRFAVNQKRKSMSLRAK comes from the coding sequence ATGTCACGGCGGCTTTCACTCGTATACAGAACTCACAGATTATTGAGAAGTGCATATTCGCCATCATTCACTAATCATGTTGCAGCAGCGCCTTATCCAGTTGCTTTTAGTTGGTATAAAATGCAGGCCTACCCCTCTTTCTTATCGAGCAGAAATATTCTCATCAGCCCGCATTTTTCATGGCATGAAATTGTGACTGGATATTCACTTACGTTTAGGCCCTATTGCAGTTTAGAGGAATTTGATTTGGCCAAGCCATCTTCCACAGATGGAACTGATCATGCTGATGAGGTCTATAAAACCGTGTTGGATTGTGCAAGGCCCGAGTACAAAATGGAGGCCGCTCTTGATGAACTTGGCATTGAATTGACAACACCTTTGGTTGTAGAGGTTTTACACAGGCTTCGATTTGAGGAGAAGTTAGCATTCAGGTTCTTTAATTGGGCGGGGCACCAAGAACATTATAGTCACGAGCCCGAATCCTATAATAGAATGATTGAAATTCTATCTAGTACTAAGTACAAGGTGAAGCAGTTTCGTATCATCTGTGATCTTCTTGATTACATGAAAAGGAGCGACAAAAGCTCGGTTCCCATTGATGTGTTGCTGTCCATTTTGAGACGGTATACTGAGAAGCACTTGACGCATCTTCAGAAGTTtgcaaagaagaagaagatacgCGTGAAGACACAGCCTGAGATAAACGCGTTCAATTTGCTGTTGGATGCTATGTGCAAGTGTGCTCTCGTTGAGGATGCTGAGGCAATGTATCAGAGGGTAAGAAGCAAGGTCAAGCCGAATGCTGACACGTATAACATTTTGTTCTTTGGATGGTGCAGGGTTAGAAACCCGACTAGAGCTATGGGCGTGCTCGAGAATATGATCAGTATGGGTCATACGCCCGAGTATTTCACATACAACACTGCCATTGATACCTTCTGTAAAGCAGGGATGCTGAAAGATGCTGCTGAGATTTTGAAGTTCATGAAGACCAAAGGCTCAACCATGTCTTCTCCCACTGCAAAAACATACGCTATTATGATGGTAGCACTTGTCCAGAACGACAGAATGGACGAGTGCTTTGTGATTTTAGCAGATATGATAGCTAGTGGATGCCTTCCTGACGTGTCCACGTACAAAGAACTGATTGATGGCATGTGTTCATCTGGAAAAATCGAAGCAGCTTATAGGTTTTTGGAAGAGATGGGACGGACGAGCTACCCTCCTGATATTGTCACTTACAACTGCTTTCTCAAGGTTCTATGTGATAACAGGAACAGTGAAGAGGCACTTCGTCTTTACCAGAAAATGATCGAGGTGGGATGCACACCCAGTGTGCAAACGTACAACATGCTGATTGTGATGTTTTTCAAGATTGGTGAGTCTGATGGTGCCTTTGAGGCTTGGAGGGAGATGGAGAGAAGAGGTTGTGCTCGTGATACTGATACCTACTGCGTGATGATTGAGGGACTATTCGGATGCAATAATACCAGGGATGCGATTTCACTTTTGGAGGAAGTTATAGACAGGGGGATGAAATTGCCCTTTAAGAAATTTGACACATTTTTGAAGGAGCTCTCTGCAGTTGGTGATCTCCGTGCCATCAGTAGACTGTCAGAGCAAATGCGTAAATTCTACAATCCTGCAATGGCACGTCGTTTTGCTGTGAATCAGAAGCGTAAAAGTATGAGCTTGAGAGCAAAGTGA
- the LOC130988483 gene encoding uncharacterized protein LOC130988483 → MAEKKRLIALGFEGSANKIAVGVVTLDGCILSNPRHTYITPPGQGFLPRETAQHHLQHVLPLLKQALAEANITVEDVDCLCYTKGPGMGAPLQVSAIVIRILSQLWKKPIVAVNHCVAHIEMGRIVTGADDPVVLYVSGGNTQVIAYSEGRYRIFGETIDIAVGNCLDRFARVLNLSNDPSPGYNIEQLAKKGEKFIELPYVVKGMDVSFSGILSYIEATAEEKLKNDECTPADLCYSLQETLFAMLVEITERAMAHCDTKDVLIVGGVGCNERLQEMMRVMCSERGGKLFATDDRYCIDNGAMIAYTGLLAYAQGQTTPLQESTFTQRFRTDEVLAVWRGKEEFKLNGN, encoded by the exons ATGGCGGAGAAGAAACGGCTAATAGCGTTAGGGTTTGAAGGCTCCGCTAACAAAATTGCTGTTGGTGTTGTGACGCTGGACGGTTGCATTTTGTCGAATCCTCGTCATACATACATCACACCGCCAGGGCAAGGTTTTCTCCCCCGCGAAACCGCCCAACACCATCTCCAGCACGTGCTGCCGCTTCTCAAACAGGCGCTGGCTGAGGCCAACATTACAGTGGAGGATGTCGACTGCCTTTGCTATACCAAGGGCCCGGGAATGGGTGCCCCTCTCCAA GTATCAGCTATAGTCATTCGCATCTTATCACAACTTTGGAAGAAACCAATAGTTGCAGTCAATCACTGTGTAGCGCATATTGAGATGGGGAGGATAGTGACTGGGGCAGATGATCCGGTTGTGTTGTATGTGAGTGGAGGAAATACTCAGGTCATTGCCTATAGCGAGGGCAGGTATCGTATCTTTGGGGAGACAATAGATATTGCAGTTGGAAATTGCTTGGACAGATTTGCTAGGGTTCTTAATCTGTCGAATGACCCCAGTCCTGGCTACAACATCGAGCAG CTTGCTAAGAAGGGAGAAAAGTTTATAGAGCTTCCTTATGTTGTGAAAGGAATGGATGTTTCTTTTAGTGGGATATTGAGCTATATTGAAGCAACAGCAGAAGAGAAACTTAAAAATGATGAGTGCACCCCTGCAGACTTGTGTTATTCCCTGCAG GAAACTTTGTttgcaatgcttgtggagatcACAGAGCGGGCAATGGCACATTGTGATACGAAGGACGTGCTAATTGTTGGTGGTGTGGGATGCAATGAACGGTTGCAGGAAATGATGCGTGTTATGTGTAGCGAAAGGGGAGGGAAGTTATTTGCAACTGATGATCGATACTGCATTGACAACGGGGCGATGATTGCCTACACAGGGCTCCTTGCATACGCTCAAGGCCAGACAACTCCGTTACAAGAATCTACGTTTACTCAGCGATTCagaacggatgaagtattagCAGTTTGGAGAGGGAAGGaagaatttaaattaaatggcAATTGA